The genomic region GCGACAGCATCGCCGCGAGGGCGACGACATCGGCGGGCGGCCGGCTCCGCGCGCCTTTCAGGATGGCCGCGGCCCGGATCGACAGGATCATCTCGCGCGCCGCCGCCTCGTCGAAAGGGCACTGGCGCACCGCGACATCTTTCAGGATCTCGACGAAGATGCCCCCCAGCCCGAAGACCGCGACCGGCCCGAAGGTCGGATCACGGCTGATGCCCATAAAGCATTCTACGCCTCCGGTCATCTGCCGGGCGACAAGAACGCCGGTGACGCGGGCATCGGGCGCTTCTTCCGCCACGGAGGCCATGATGGCGGCAAAGGCGCTCTGGACGCCATCGGGGTCGCGAATGTCCAGCTTGACGCCGCCGATATCGGATTTGTGCAAGATGTCGGGCGACAGCACCTTCATCACCACTGGATAACCGATCTGACCGGCGGCACGGATCGCTTCTTCCGCCGTCGTGGCCGTGCTCTCGGACGCGGTCACGATCCCCGCACCAATGAGAAGACGCTTGGCCTCCGCTTCGTCCGGCGTCCGGTCGGGTAGCGCCGGAGTCTGCAGGGGCAAGGGCGGCACCGGCGGCGGTAAGGCGAACGCGGCGTCAAGTCCGGACACGGCATGAAGGGCCCTAACCGCACGGCTCGGGTCCGTGAAGACCAGGAATCCGGCCTTCTCGTAGTCGTGCATGACCTCGTTCGAGCCGACGGCACAGATCACGATCAGCCGGTCGGGAAAATCCCTTCGCAGCGGCGCCATTGATTTCAGGATGGTAGGCGCGAGGCTTGGGCTGCCCGCGACATAGGTCATGAAACAGATGACCGCACCATAGGCACCCTTCTCAAGTGCAGCGCGCGTGAACCGTTCGAACAAGTCGGGCTGGTTCAGCGCCTGTGCCGTGCAGTCCAACGGGTTTGTCGGGGTCGAGATCGGCATCAGCGCCTTCAACTCGGTCTGCGCGGCGGCAGGCATCGGCGGCATAGCGAACCCGATAGCCTCGGCCTCGTCCGACGCGACAATGCCCGCACCGCCGGATACGGTGACGAAACCGAGCGTCGCCGACCGGGGCTGGATACGCTGATGGGCGACATAGGCTACGTCCATCAACTGTTCGCTGTC from Sphingomonas sp. CL5.1 harbors:
- a CDS encoding acetate--CoA ligase family protein, whose product is MMDFSAISNLLAPRSVAVIGASSDPARIGGRPIATMLAAGFQGRILPVNPTRDTIQGLPCYPSVSALPETPDAALIAVAARDVAGVVEDLGRRGCKTATLFSSGFAEAGEAGRQEQERILTIARGYGMRILGPNTLGAFNANHRYFGTFSSSLENGLPLPGNIGIASQSGAFGAHLAVIARDRGLGASVLIATGNEADITVGEAIGWMAQCDEIDVICAYLEGINAPRSLLEGLDAARVARKPVIVFKAGRSAIGAHAAASHTASLTGDALVADTVLRAHGAILVRDSEQLMDVAYVAHQRIQPRSATLGFVTVSGGAGIVASDEAEAIGFAMPPMPAAAQTELKALMPISTPTNPLDCTAQALNQPDLFERFTRAALEKGAYGAVICFMTYVAGSPSLAPTILKSMAPLRRDFPDRLIVICAVGSNEVMHDYEKAGFLVFTDPSRAVRALHAVSGLDAAFALPPPVPPLPLQTPALPDRTPDEAEAKRLLIGAGIVTASESTATTAEEAIRAAGQIGYPVVMKVLSPDILHKSDIGGVKLDIRDPDGVQSAFAAIMASVAEEAPDARVTGVLVARQMTGGVECFMGISRDPTFGPVAVFGLGGIFVEILKDVAVRQCPFDEAAAREMILSIRAAAILKGARSRPPADVVALAAMLSRLSRFAIAAGPGLRSVDLNPVLAMPQGQGAFALDAVLEIAGAATAGGH